The genomic region CAGCGCCGCCGAGCACACCGGGCACTGTCCGGTGTAGGGCTCCCAGTGGTGTGCGGCATTCTTCGGGCAGCGCAGCCGCAGCTGTTTCCACTGAAAGGTCGACTGACCCTGAGCCTCCACGGCGAACTTTGGCTCCAGCCAGCCCACGTCGTGCAACTCCTCACAGTCCTGGCAGGAGATGGTCAGCGTATAACTCATGGCCATCCCCACATCGGGGCCGCCCGATACGACGGCCTTATATCCGCACCTGGAACAGAAATGCTCGCGGCAATACCCCATCAGCAGCCCCTCCCCCACTGCTTGAGTGAAACTCTGGCTGGCACACCCGGCCAATGCAGCCCTTCAAGTCGGCGCCCGGCCGTCAAGACGCTGCCGCAGGCTTGACGCGGACACGCCAACACCTGCGGGGCAGACCCGGTCCAACGGGTCCATGAGCAGCTTCCACTGTCTGGTGCACGGCGGGAACGTCTGCCGGTCACGACGCCAAGTGTCATGGCTCAGCCTGGATGAAGGGACTGGCGGCCCCGACGTGGGTGATCAGGAGCTGCTCGCGCGCGCGGGTCGCTGCCACATAGAGCAGCTGCCGTTCCTGCTCCAGCACCGCCTCACGGTCCGCCGGGTCCTGAACGTCCTGAAGCGCCGCGGGTGACGGCAGGACGTCTGCACCGGCGTCCATCAAGACCACCGCCCGGAATTCCAGGCCCTTGGCCCGGTGCATGGTCGTGACGGTGAGCCGGTCCAACTGGTGCGGCATGTCGGCCTCCAGCGTTTGAATGTCGGTGCCCAGCAGGCGCAGCAGGGCGTCTTCCCTTGTTGCGGACCGCGCGCGGGTAAAGACCGCGACCTCCCCCGCGCGCAGCCCCTCGCCGAGCCGGGCCTGGATCCAGCGGCTGACGCCGTCGAGCTCCGCCTGACGCGTGTCGAACCGGCGAACGTCGGGGCGCGGCCCGCTGAAGCGGTTGATGGTCCGCCGCGCCTCGGGCAGGTCCTCTTCGGAACGCACCTCTCCGAGGACGCGGTCGGCAAACTGCCGGATCTCCCCGGAAGTCCGGTAGTTGATCTTCAGGCGGCTGGCTCGCCCGCGGACGTCGATGCCGCTCGACAGCCAGGAGCTGCGCGCCCGGAAGATCCGCTGGGCCGGGTCGGCGCACAGGAAGAGGTCGTCCGGCCCAGCGGCCACCAGGGCGCGCAGCAGGCGCAGTTCAGCCGGCCCGAGGTCCTGCGCTTCGTCCACCACGGCATGGTCGAACGGCGGCCCCTGGGTGGCCAGGGCGTCGGCCACGTCGTGGCACAGCAGCCCCCATGTGGTCTGACCCTGACGGCGCAGTTCGGCCTGCAGGGCCTCAAACACCTTCCAGATCGCCAGGCGCTGCCGCGCGCCGAGCGCTACGCCACGGCCCGTCCGGGGGGCCGCGCGGTACTCGTCCCAGGTGCGCAGCCCGCGCGGCTCGACGACCGCCTGCCACTCGGCCCGGAGGAAGGCGAGGGGCAGGTCACTGGCGACCGCCCGAGCGGCCCGGGTGAGGGCGCCCGTCAGTTCCTCGTCGGCCAGGAGCCGGTGGGGCAAACTCCACTGCCGGCCGAGCCGGCTGGCGAGGCGGTGCAGGTTCATCACGGTGACCTGGGCACGCTGCCGGTCATCTGGCAGGAGCAGGGCGAGCTTCTCGTCCAATCGGGATGAGAGGGTTCGACTGAAGGACGTCAGCAGCACCCGGGCCTGCGGGTGCTGCCGAGCCAGATGCGCGGTGCGGTGGAGGGCCACCACGGTCTTTCCGGTGCCGGCGCTCCCGGTGACCCGGGCAGGACCGCTTTGCCGGCGCTCCGCGAGGTGCCGCTGGGCAGGATGAAGGTAGATCATCCATTCTTCCCAGCGGCCGTTGAGGGCGGCCTGCAGTTCGGCCTCGTCGGTGGTCACCTGGAAGTGACGCTGGGCGTCCGGATGATCAAACGGATCACCGCCGGCCGGCACCGGCATGGGCGGCAGCACGAGTTCCCCGTCCATCAGGGCCAGGAGCCGTTCGCTGGCCTCTTCGGGCAGCACTTCGAACAGGGGATCGAAGTTCTCCTCGGTGGCGTGCCGGACGGCCTCCACGTAGGCTTCCGGGACCCCCAGGGACATCAGGTAGCGCGGCTCGTACTCACGGAAAAGGAAGGTCTGCGTCTGGGTGACCTGTCGGGTGACGATCTGCGTGACCTCCTCGATGTCCACGAGTTGCATCGCGCCGGTTTCCGGGTTGGGCTGCAGGCGCCGCCGGGCCGCCCAGTCGTACGCCGCGTCGTGATGATGGGCGTACAGGAGAACGTAGGTTTCACCGGTCTGGTGCAGGATGACGCGCAGGTCCGGGCTGGCCGACACGCTGCGAATACCGGGATCACGGACGGTGCGGTCGAGCTTGTGAAACCGCAGGCCCGGGCGAGGTTTTCCCTGGCTGGCGAGGTCGAGACACAGGTCCATCACGGTGGTTTTGATGAGGTTCTGGGACTGGGCGTCCAGTCGGTCGACGCTTTTCTGGAAGGTGCGGGCGGGAATCAGGCGCATGAGAATCCTTTCACTGGAGGGCGTCCTGCAGCTGCCGCGCGACCAAGTCTGGCGGGTCGTGCAGATGCACGGTCAGGGCACGGGCCAGCGGCGACGGGGCCTGGCCTTCGAGCAGCAGCACGTCACCAGCGCTACGGCGCCACAGCATCAAAGCGCTGGTGCCGGAGACGCGGCCGTCCACGGGCAGGTCCACGTGAACGTCACTGGGTGCCGGCACGCCGCAGTCCGCGAGAGCCTGTGCCCAGGCTGTCCAGGCGGGATCCAGAAGGTCCAGGATTTCTGCCCAGTCGTCGGTCAGGACGTCAGTCAGGCCGGCCACAACCGGCGCGGGACCCGGCACAGGGTGAAGCTCCACCGGGTCCGGCCAGAGGGCTGCGGGCAGGGGAGCGGCCGGAGGATCCGCTTTCACGGCGCGCGCCGGATCCCGCGCTGGGGCGGCGAATTCCTGAAGGTCCACGCCCGCCGCCTGCAGACCAGGGGCAAGCAGCCCCAGGAGCGTGCCGGGCTTGGCCGGTCCGTTGGCGCTGAGGATCAACCGGTCCCGGGCGCGCGTGAGGGCCACGTACAGCAGGCGCCGCGCTTCGGCCTCTTCCCGGGCGCGCCGCCGGGCGGCCATCAGCGTCCAGGCCACGGTGGGCGTCTCGTCCTGCCGCAACCCGACCCCGAGTTCCGCGTCCAGTAGCACGTCGCCCGACTCACCCGGCGCACTCCAGTTCAGATCGGCGACCAGCACCACCGGCCACTCCAGGCCTTTACTGGAGTGCATGGTGGTCAGGATGACCGCGTCCCCCGCTTCCAGCGGGGGGCGGGGCACGACCACGTCCGCCTGAATCATCTCCCGCAGGGCCTGCACGACCGTGAAGGTCTCGTCATGGCCCCGTTCCAGCTGCCGCACCAACTCGGTCAGGCCCCGCCAGTCCGCGAGCCGGCGCTCCGCGTCCCAGAGGTTCGCCAGGACCGCCGTGTACCCGGTGAGGCGATCGGCCTGCTGCAGCAGCACACTCGGCGGCTCCTGGCGGCACAACCGGCGCAGCTCACCCATCAGATGCCGGGCGCGCTCGAGCGGCGGCGCGGTGGAGGTCTCCAGCGCCCGGAACCAGTCGCCGTCCTCGCCGCGCGCGCGCGCCAGGTCCCAGATGACCGCGTCATTCACGCCGCCCAGCGGGGAGCGCAGCACCGCCACCAGCGCGGCCGGGTCGTGCAGTGCGGTGGCCGCCAGGAGGGCCAGGCCGTCACGCGCTTCCTGCGTGTCCAGCAGGGAGCCGCCGCCCGCTTCATGCACGGGAACGCCCGCCTCGGCCAGCGCGCGGCCGATGGGCCGCAGGGCCGCCCAGCCCCGGGTGAGGACCGCGATATCGCCGGGACGGACTGGGCGTTCACCGCGCAGGTGCGGGTCGTAGATCAGGGTGGGTTCGTCCAGCAGGGCCCGCACCCGGGCGGCGAGGTGGGCGGCTTCCGCCATGCGCGCCCGCGCTTTGGGCTTGGTGTCCTCCAGGTGCCACGCTTCCACGGCCGGGCCGGGCGGCCCGGCCCGGTCGGCCGTGAGTGGCGCGTGCAGGGGACCAAGCAAGGTCGCGAACACGCGGTTGGCGGTGTCCACGAGGGCCGCGTGCGTGCGGAAACTGCGGTCCAGGGACACGGCGGCGCCGCCCGACGACGCGATGAGGGCGCCGGCCGCGCGGAAGAGGGCGGGGTCCGCCCGGCGAAAGCCGTACACACTTTGCTTCTCGTCCCCGACCAGGGTCCGCTGCGCTCCTCCCGACAGGAGGTCGAGCAGTTCAGCCTGCACCGGGTTCGTGTCCTGCGCTTCATCGATCAGGTAGGCGCGCCAGCGCCCGTGGTAGTGCGCGCGCACCGCCGGGTCCTGGAGGGCCTGCAGGGCACGGACCTCCAGCGCCGCGAAGTCCAGCAGGCCAGCCTGGCGCTTGAGCCGGGTCAGGGTGTCACGCACCGCCACAAACGCTTCGCGCACGTCCGGGAGGGCCGCGGCCAGCCACTCGTCCGCGGCGGACGGCGTGAGGGTGAGCAGCCCGGTCTTCTGCGCCGCTTCCAGGTGACCCCGCAGCGTTTTGACCGCTTCTTTCACCTGGGCCAGGTCGCCGTTCGGCCAGGCTTTCGGGCTGCCCCCGGTCAGTTTGAGCTCCAGGAGCCCCGCCACGGCGGCCATGAGGCCTTCCCCGGTCAGGGCGGCGAGGTGGGTCAGGGCTTCGCGCCGCACGGCCTCCATACGGTCACCGGGCGTGCCGCTGCAGGTCTGCAGGACGTGAACGGCGGCCTGCCAGCTGGCGGCGCCAGTCAGTTCATCCAGCGCCTGCGCCCTGGCCTGCGTGGCCCACGTTTCCCAGCGGTCCCGGCCGACCGACAGTGCACGCTCCGCGAGCAGGGGATCGTCGAGCAGCGCCGGCAGCAGGCCAGCCATTCTGGAGAAGGACACGTGGGTGAACAGCCGGTCTGGCAATTCAGCCAGCGCGGGGCGCAGATGCCGGGCGCGCCACACCCTGGCCTGCCCTTCGTCGAGAATGGTGACGTCAGGCCGCACGTCCGCCGCCGCCGGGTGATCACGGACGATGCGGGCGCACAGCGCGTGGATGGTGCTGATCTGCGCCGCTTCCAGTTCCGCCAGGGTTTCGAAATCGTCCGGTCGGGACGCCTGAACCCCACGCCGGATCCGGGCGCGAAGTTCGGCCGCCGCTTTCTCCGTGAAGGTGGTCGCGACGATCTCCAGCGGCGAGAGGGTCTGCAGGTGGTGCAGGTACCGGGCGACGAGCATGTGGGTCTTCCCGCTGCCGGCGCCGGCCATCACGGCGACGCTGCCGGGCGCGTGGGCAGCCTGCTGCTGGGCGTCTGTCAGGCTCACCGGTGCACCTTGCCTTCCAGCCGCTCGCCGCCGCGGCACACGCCGGTCCACTGGCAGGTGCGGCAGGTTTTGAAGTCCGTGTCCGGCCGGGGTGGAAACGCGCCCTGCGTCAGGGCGGTGCGGACGCGGTCACCGAAGGCGTCGAGCTCGGTGGGTGAGAGCTTCAGGCGGCTGAGCACTGTGCCGTGCTGCAGCGAGAGGTACAGGGCGCCGCCCAGCCGCCCTTCGGGGTACAGCGCCGGCAGGGCCGCCTGCGCGTACAGGGGCAACTGAATGTCGAGCCCCAACCGGCCGGTGTCGTCCTGAACGCCGAGCGGGCGACCCGAGCCGCTCTTGTAATCCACGATCAGCAGCCGCTCACCCAGCTGATCGACCCGGTCGACCACGCCGCGCACCTGCAGGCCCTGCCACTCGCCTTCGAAGGGCTGCTCGGCGGCCAGCGGCACGGCGCCGGTCTGGAGGAACCCTTCGGCCCGCACCGCCTGGCGTAGGCCGGCGAGCACGTCCCGGCGTTCATGCGCCCACTCGGGCGTCTGGGGCCAGACTTCTGCCTCCTCCGTGTGACGCAGCCCCTCATCCAGCGCGTCCAGCAGCGCCGCGCGCAGGTCGGCGGCGGGTGGTTGGGCGGCGCGTCTGACCGCAAAGGCCAGCGCCCCATGCCGGAGCCGACCCAGGCCGAACGCCTGGTCGTCCACCGTCTGATCCCGCAGCTTCAGGCCGTACTCCAGCCACCAGCGGAACGCGCAGCGGCCGAGCACCGAGAGTTGTGAGGCGCTGAACACCAGGTCGGCCGGCGCCAGCGGCTGACCGGTCAGGCCGTCGTGCTCGTCATACGACGGCTGTTGAATGCGGCGGACCTCCACCTGGTACGCGGCGCGGATCGCGGCCAGCGCAGGATCGACGTACGTGCCTTCACGGCGGACCAGGCCACGCCGGACTTCCTCAGGGCTGCAGGCGGCGGCTTCCAGCGCGGCGGGCGTCAGGGGCAGGCGGGCGAGAAACGGGCTGGGCTGCTGCTCGCCGGCGCCGCCCAGGCGGGCGTAGCTGAGCGTACAGGTCTCCCCTGCCGCGTGAAGCAGCGCCCAGAAGGTCACCGCGTCACGCCGGGCGAGTGCGGCGGCAGTATCGAGGGCAAAACCGGCGCGGGCCAGGCGGCGGCGCTCCGTGAAATCCAGCGCCGGGTCGTCCTTCATCCGCGCGGGCAGGCCCCCGTCGACCGCGCCCAGCACGAACACGTGCGGCACCTGCG from Deinococcus arcticus harbors:
- a CDS encoding 3'-5' exonuclease, which translates into the protein MRLIPARTFQKSVDRLDAQSQNLIKTTVMDLCLDLASQGKPRPGLRFHKLDRTVRDPGIRSVSASPDLRVILHQTGETYVLLYAHHHDAAYDWAARRRLQPNPETGAMQLVDIEEVTQIVTRQVTQTQTFLFREYEPRYLMSLGVPEAYVEAVRHATEENFDPLFEVLPEEASERLLALMDGELVLPPMPVPAGGDPFDHPDAQRHFQVTTDEAELQAALNGRWEEWMIYLHPAQRHLAERRQSGPARVTGSAGTGKTVVALHRTAHLARQHPQARVLLTSFSRTLSSRLDEKLALLLPDDRQRAQVTVMNLHRLASRLGRQWSLPHRLLADEELTGALTRAARAVASDLPLAFLRAEWQAVVEPRGLRTWDEYRAAPRTGRGVALGARQRLAIWKVFEALQAELRRQGQTTWGLLCHDVADALATQGPPFDHAVVDEAQDLGPAELRLLRALVAAGPDDLFLCADPAQRIFRARSSWLSSGIDVRGRASRLKINYRTSGEIRQFADRVLGEVRSEEDLPEARRTINRFSGPRPDVRRFDTRQAELDGVSRWIQARLGEGLRAGEVAVFTRARSATREDALLRLLGTDIQTLEADMPHQLDRLTVTTMHRAKGLEFRAVVLMDAGADVLPSPAALQDVQDPADREAVLEQERQLLYVAATRAREQLLITHVGAASPFIQAEP
- a CDS encoding UvrD-helicase domain-containing protein — its product is MSLTDAQQQAAHAPGSVAVMAGAGSGKTHMLVARYLHHLQTLSPLEIVATTFTEKAAAELRARIRRGVQASRPDDFETLAELEAAQISTIHALCARIVRDHPAAADVRPDVTILDEGQARVWRARHLRPALAELPDRLFTHVSFSRMAGLLPALLDDPLLAERALSVGRDRWETWATQARAQALDELTGAASWQAAVHVLQTCSGTPGDRMEAVRREALTHLAALTGEGLMAAVAGLLELKLTGGSPKAWPNGDLAQVKEAVKTLRGHLEAAQKTGLLTLTPSAADEWLAAALPDVREAFVAVRDTLTRLKRQAGLLDFAALEVRALQALQDPAVRAHYHGRWRAYLIDEAQDTNPVQAELLDLLSGGAQRTLVGDEKQSVYGFRRADPALFRAAGALIASSGGAAVSLDRSFRTHAALVDTANRVFATLLGPLHAPLTADRAGPPGPAVEAWHLEDTKPKARARMAEAAHLAARVRALLDEPTLIYDPHLRGERPVRPGDIAVLTRGWAALRPIGRALAEAGVPVHEAGGGSLLDTQEARDGLALLAATALHDPAALVAVLRSPLGGVNDAVIWDLARARGEDGDWFRALETSTAPPLERARHLMGELRRLCRQEPPSVLLQQADRLTGYTAVLANLWDAERRLADWRGLTELVRQLERGHDETFTVVQALREMIQADVVVPRPPLEAGDAVILTTMHSSKGLEWPVVLVADLNWSAPGESGDVLLDAELGVGLRQDETPTVAWTLMAARRRAREEAEARRLLYVALTRARDRLILSANGPAKPGTLLGLLAPGLQAAGVDLQEFAAPARDPARAVKADPPAAPLPAALWPDPVELHPVPGPAPVVAGLTDVLTDDWAEILDLLDPAWTAWAQALADCGVPAPSDVHVDLPVDGRVSGTSALMLWRRSAGDVLLLEGQAPSPLARALTVHLHDPPDLVARQLQDALQ